The following are encoded in a window of Arthrobacter sp. OAP107 genomic DNA:
- a CDS encoding ThuA domain-containing protein, which produces MTDKLNILVWNEGVHEANNQPETMAEMYPKGMHGAIADGLKGFYPDSGITTATLADPEHGLSEETLAATDVLLWWGHVAHGEVSDEVVERVQRHVLGGMGLIVLHSGHFAKVFTKLLGTTCSLKWRNEGERELVWTVKPSHPIAAGVESPIVIPKQEMYGELFDIPEPDDLIFISSFEGGEVFRSGVTFTRGKGRIFYFSPGDQEYPVYHQPQIQQVIANGVGWVAQPGRFREAPGVSNAPRDWFLHAP; this is translated from the coding sequence ATGACCGACAAACTCAACATCCTGGTATGGAACGAAGGCGTCCATGAGGCGAACAACCAGCCGGAAACCATGGCTGAGATGTACCCCAAGGGCATGCACGGCGCCATCGCGGATGGACTCAAGGGTTTCTACCCGGACTCCGGCATCACCACCGCCACGCTGGCGGACCCGGAGCACGGCCTGTCCGAGGAGACCCTCGCCGCCACGGACGTGCTCCTGTGGTGGGGGCACGTTGCCCACGGCGAGGTCAGCGACGAAGTGGTGGAGAGGGTCCAGCGGCACGTCCTGGGCGGCATGGGTCTCATCGTGCTGCACTCCGGACATTTCGCCAAGGTCTTCACGAAACTGCTGGGCACCACGTGCTCGCTGAAGTGGCGGAACGAAGGCGAGCGGGAACTCGTGTGGACCGTGAAGCCCTCGCATCCGATCGCCGCCGGAGTGGAAAGCCCGATCGTGATCCCGAAGCAGGAGATGTACGGCGAGCTCTTCGACATTCCCGAGCCCGACGACCTCATCTTCATCAGCTCCTTCGAAGGCGGCGAGGTCTTTCGCTCGGGCGTGACGTTCACGCGGGGCAAGGGGCGGATCTTCTACTTCAGCCCGGGCGACCAGGAGTACCCGGTGTACCACCAGCCGCAGATCCAGCAGGTGATCGCCAACGGCGTGGGCTGGGTGGCGCAACCGGGTCGGTTCCGCGAGGCACCGGGCGTCAGCAACGCCCCGCGGGACTGGTTCCTGCACGCCCCCTAA
- a CDS encoding Gfo/Idh/MocA family oxidoreductase, protein MSTQKNAALRVGVVGIGWAGQQHIEAYKKIDGVELVAVAAMEEELLRKIKDQYSVPHTFARWEDLVELDGLDAVSVAVPTFLHAPIAIAALERGLHVLSEKPLARNGEEGLQMVEAARKAGRVLDVAFNHRRRGDIQKLKSIIDDGELGRPYYAKASWLRRQGIPMLGSWFTNPALAGGGPLADIGVHVLDYALHLLGEPRVLSVSASTHSELGPRGLGGNARYTAMKSSHKFEVEDFASAFIRLEGGGTLILEAGWAAYRDEEDLMDFTVYGTDGGAELRAVGASNVPVADVRIFKEKDGENADYVVVAEPGRAHQAVVEDFVDAVRGGETVWGAHDGSLALTRALVLDACYKSALEQREVRL, encoded by the coding sequence TTGAGCACGCAGAAAAACGCGGCCTTGCGGGTTGGCGTCGTAGGGATCGGCTGGGCCGGCCAGCAGCACATCGAGGCGTACAAGAAGATTGACGGCGTGGAGCTGGTTGCGGTCGCCGCGATGGAAGAGGAGCTGCTGAGGAAAATTAAGGACCAGTACAGCGTCCCGCACACGTTTGCCCGCTGGGAGGACCTGGTCGAGCTCGACGGGCTCGACGCCGTCAGCGTGGCCGTGCCCACCTTCCTGCACGCCCCGATCGCCATCGCCGCCCTGGAACGGGGGCTGCACGTCCTGAGCGAAAAGCCCCTGGCTCGGAACGGCGAAGAGGGCCTCCAGATGGTGGAGGCCGCGCGGAAGGCCGGACGGGTCCTGGACGTGGCCTTCAACCACCGCCGCCGCGGCGATATCCAAAAGCTGAAAAGCATCATCGACGACGGCGAACTCGGCCGGCCGTACTACGCCAAGGCATCGTGGCTGCGCCGGCAGGGGATCCCCATGCTGGGCAGCTGGTTCACCAACCCCGCGCTGGCCGGCGGGGGACCGCTGGCCGACATCGGCGTCCACGTCCTGGACTATGCCCTACACCTGCTGGGCGAACCCCGCGTCCTCTCGGTCTCGGCGTCGACCCATTCCGAACTGGGGCCCCGTGGCCTGGGCGGCAACGCCCGCTACACGGCCATGAAGTCCTCCCACAAGTTTGAGGTGGAGGACTTCGCCTCGGCGTTCATCCGGCTGGAGGGCGGCGGCACGCTGATCCTCGAAGCGGGCTGGGCAGCCTACCGGGACGAGGAGGACCTGATGGACTTCACCGTCTACGGCACCGACGGCGGAGCGGAACTCCGCGCCGTCGGCGCCTCCAACGTCCCCGTCGCGGATGTCAGGATCTTCAAGGAAAAAGACGGCGAGAACGCCGACTACGTGGTGGTGGCGGAGCCCGGCCGGGCGCACCAGGCCGTGGTGGAGGACTTCGTGGACGCCGTCCGGGGCGGCGAGACCGTGTGGGGCGCCCACGACGGCTCACTGGCCCTGACCCGGGCCCTGGTGCTCGACGCCTGCTACAAATCCGCCCTCGAACAGCGTGAAGTGAGGCTCTGA
- a CDS encoding ROK family transcriptional regulator yields the protein MSPRTGNGQTAEPVSTDGTGSLSRAGDLFQLLRDGKARTRAELALTTGLARSTVASRIDALIASGLVGPAGEASSSGGRPPSRFAFKPAARAVLAVDVGATHVIIAVTDLGGNILSERRLAQDVAEGPEAVLGRLVTEATSLLAETGRTAGDVAGVGIGLPGPVEHATGMPVKPPIMPGWDGFDVVSYVQRSFPVAVLVDNDVNIMALGERTAHWPEHDNFLFIKVATGIGAGIISSGELQRGANGTAGDLGHVRVPRGDDVLCRCGNYGCLEALASGPAVARALAAQGLEAVGGADVLRLVAEGNLQAIQALRQAGRDVGDVLATVVNLLNPSVIVVGGSLGQAGEHLMAGVREVVYRRSLPLATTHLRIGLSMAGGQAAVLGASQMVTQHVLSPTVIEATLQATG from the coding sequence ATGAGTCCACGAACGGGTAATGGCCAGACTGCGGAGCCGGTTTCCACCGACGGTACGGGCAGTCTGTCCCGTGCCGGTGACCTGTTTCAGCTGCTCCGCGACGGCAAGGCCCGGACCCGGGCGGAACTGGCGCTGACCACGGGACTTGCCCGCTCCACGGTGGCTTCCCGCATTGATGCGCTGATTGCGTCGGGGTTGGTGGGCCCTGCCGGTGAGGCGTCGTCGAGCGGCGGCAGGCCGCCGTCGCGCTTTGCCTTCAAGCCTGCCGCCCGGGCAGTGCTTGCTGTCGACGTCGGCGCCACCCACGTGATTATTGCGGTGACTGACCTGGGCGGAAACATCCTCAGCGAACGGCGGCTGGCCCAGGATGTGGCCGAGGGTCCGGAGGCCGTGCTGGGCCGGCTCGTTACCGAGGCGACGTCATTGCTGGCGGAAACCGGACGGACGGCAGGCGACGTTGCCGGTGTAGGAATCGGCCTGCCGGGGCCCGTGGAGCACGCCACCGGCATGCCCGTGAAGCCGCCCATCATGCCGGGTTGGGACGGGTTCGACGTGGTCAGCTACGTTCAGCGCTCGTTCCCCGTGGCCGTGCTGGTGGACAACGACGTGAACATCATGGCACTGGGTGAACGCACAGCCCACTGGCCGGAGCACGACAACTTCCTGTTTATCAAGGTGGCCACGGGCATCGGCGCCGGCATCATCAGCAGCGGTGAACTGCAGCGCGGCGCCAACGGCACCGCCGGCGACCTGGGCCACGTCCGCGTGCCCAGGGGCGACGACGTCCTGTGCCGGTGCGGCAACTACGGCTGCCTTGAGGCGCTGGCGTCCGGCCCTGCCGTGGCAAGGGCGCTGGCCGCACAGGGCCTGGAGGCTGTGGGCGGGGCGGACGTCCTGCGCCTGGTGGCCGAGGGCAACCTGCAAGCTATCCAGGCGCTGCGCCAGGCCGGCCGGGACGTGGGTGACGTGCTCGCCACGGTGGTGAACCTGCTGAACCCGTCGGTCATTGTGGTGGGCGGAAGCCTTGGCCAGGCCGGCGAGCACCTCATGGCCGGTGTCCGCGAAGTGGTCTATCGCAGGTCGCTGCCGCTTGCCACCACGCACCTGCGCATCGGCCTGTCGATGGCCGGCGGCCAGGCGGCCGTACTGGGCGCGAGCCAGATGGTCACGCAGCACGTGCTTTCCCCTACGGTTATCGAAGCCACGCTGCAGGCCACGGGGTAG
- a CDS encoding sugar phosphate isomerase/epimerase, whose protein sequence is MSYSLQLYTVRNSIQADLPGTIRKVAEIGFTQVEPYNFVATAQELGAALKENGLTAPSGHAPLLSQDQDQIFAAAKALGISTVIEPYITAEHWQDAETIQATAAKLNAAAKKGAEYGIRVGYHNHAWELESTIEGQTALEYFEGLLDPELVLEVDTYWVAVGGQDPVDILAKLGDRVKFIHIKDGPLTTDTKAQQPAGQGQIPVWDVIGAAKSLEAGVVEFDDYSGDIFDGISQSLAFLTSAKATEGAQA, encoded by the coding sequence ATGTCTTACTCACTCCAGCTGTACACCGTCCGCAACTCGATCCAGGCGGACCTGCCCGGCACTATCCGGAAGGTGGCGGAGATCGGTTTCACGCAGGTGGAGCCCTACAACTTCGTGGCCACGGCCCAGGAGCTGGGCGCCGCACTGAAGGAGAACGGCCTGACCGCCCCGTCCGGCCACGCGCCGCTGCTGAGCCAGGACCAGGACCAGATCTTCGCTGCAGCCAAAGCCCTCGGTATCAGCACGGTGATCGAACCGTATATCACGGCCGAGCACTGGCAGGACGCGGAGACCATCCAGGCCACCGCCGCCAAGCTCAACGCCGCCGCCAAGAAGGGCGCCGAGTACGGTATCCGCGTCGGCTACCACAACCACGCGTGGGAGCTCGAGTCCACCATCGAAGGCCAGACCGCGCTGGAGTACTTCGAAGGCCTGCTGGACCCCGAACTGGTCCTGGAAGTGGACACCTACTGGGTGGCCGTGGGCGGCCAGGACCCGGTGGACATCCTGGCCAAGCTGGGTGACCGGGTGAAGTTCATCCACATCAAGGACGGCCCGCTGACCACCGACACCAAGGCCCAGCAACCGGCCGGCCAGGGCCAGATCCCGGTCTGGGACGTCATCGGAGCGGCGAAGTCGCTGGAAGCGGGCGTCGTGGAATTTGATGACTATTCCGGGGACATCTTCGACGGCATCAGCCAGTCGCTGGCTTTCCTGACCTCCGCCAAGGCCACCGAAGGGGCACAGGCATGA